The proteins below are encoded in one region of Planctopirus limnophila DSM 3776:
- a CDS encoding DUF58 domain-containing protein, whose protein sequence is MLGRLLLKVSSAAHGLLTYDFCPWANRWVYWVKHPLSFLSLTTIAAIACAIWINPYSFIGVAGALLILAVGYVWPYLSMWGVSGEIEFEQTHCSEGESARIQLVVNNRWPWPVWGLKIVCSSSPQAGLATGEGLPVKKEVWASLASIPAGTHSTFTWEWFPSVRGEYPRVIPCLESSFPFGFQVASRKLQVRNRLIVWPKVWTLTSLLDAIEVFPTAEVFSDHRVGDQGDLLGTRAFRQGDSLRRVHWAQTARHGQMIVVERQASIQSRVEIDLPTDRSVHAGSVDDFNASLNWATRLAASLGLAYLAAGSTVTVRVGQQALTVENSTKGKAKLLDALARVQETTDGRHVGHRCDRRGFHLAIVTDKCVQGMHLPHEVSGRMIVIRTCHEGHCEDQHAHDDACLRGLWLDLNPHLGEQFQREWKRVCHAG, encoded by the coding sequence ATGTTGGGCCGTCTTTTATTGAAAGTCAGTTCGGCGGCTCACGGTCTGCTCACCTATGATTTTTGTCCCTGGGCAAATCGATGGGTCTATTGGGTCAAGCACCCATTGTCCTTTCTCTCGCTGACAACCATCGCTGCGATCGCCTGCGCGATCTGGATCAATCCTTATTCGTTTATTGGAGTTGCGGGCGCGTTATTGATCCTGGCAGTGGGGTATGTCTGGCCCTACCTGAGTATGTGGGGGGTCTCTGGGGAAATTGAATTTGAACAGACTCATTGCAGTGAAGGGGAGTCGGCTCGAATTCAACTCGTCGTCAACAATCGCTGGCCATGGCCCGTCTGGGGTCTGAAAATCGTATGTTCGTCATCTCCACAGGCAGGTCTGGCCACAGGTGAAGGTCTTCCGGTCAAAAAAGAAGTCTGGGCATCGCTGGCATCGATCCCTGCCGGAACTCATTCAACGTTTACGTGGGAGTGGTTCCCTTCAGTTCGGGGTGAGTATCCCCGAGTGATTCCATGCCTGGAATCTTCATTTCCATTTGGCTTTCAAGTCGCCTCTCGAAAACTTCAGGTCAGGAATCGACTGATTGTCTGGCCTAAGGTGTGGACTTTGACATCATTGCTGGATGCGATTGAAGTTTTTCCCACTGCCGAAGTCTTTTCCGATCATCGGGTCGGTGATCAAGGTGATCTTCTCGGGACGCGGGCTTTCCGGCAGGGTGATTCGCTACGCCGCGTCCATTGGGCACAGACAGCCCGGCATGGGCAGATGATCGTTGTCGAAAGGCAGGCCTCGATCCAATCCAGGGTCGAAATCGATCTCCCCACAGATCGCTCAGTGCATGCAGGAAGCGTAGACGATTTCAATGCTTCTTTGAACTGGGCAACGCGTCTGGCAGCCAGCCTCGGTTTAGCCTATCTGGCTGCAGGCAGCACTGTGACCGTTCGTGTGGGCCAACAGGCACTCACTGTGGAGAACAGCACCAAAGGCAAAGCGAAGCTGTTGGATGCGCTGGCGCGAGTTCAAGAAACGACAGATGGCCGTCATGTTGGGCATCGATGCGATCGCCGGGGATTTCATCTGGCAATTGTGACTGACAAATGTGTGCAGGGGATGCACCTGCCTCATGAAGTTTCCGGGCGGATGATCGTTATTCGAACCTGTCACGAAGGGCATTGCGAAGACCAGCATGCTCACGACGATGCCTGTCTGCGTGGACTCTGGCTGGATCTGAACCCACATTTGGGAGAGCAGTTTCAACGCGAATGGAAGAGAGTGTGCCATGCCGGCTAA
- a CDS encoding SDR family NAD(P)-dependent oxidoreductase: MQISNQVVLVTGGGKGIGEALAIKASQQSPRVVIVADRDQSFAESVAARCESVAEAICCDVCVPTDLAKLTNHITEKYGSIDIVFSNAGATAKGGLETSLEDWNKLWQINVLSHVELARLTILHMAQKGSGAFIVTASAAGVLTEIGSLAYSVTKHGSLAIAEWLSVHYRRQGVQLHCLCPAGVATDFLDLDDPIHQFLHMSALTAEQVAEAAFEAIELNRFLVLPHKEVLEFFQFKTQDYDRWLHNFSRVQERLAKLASKNQS, translated from the coding sequence ATGCAGATATCTAACCAGGTTGTACTGGTCACGGGTGGAGGAAAAGGGATTGGCGAGGCTCTGGCGATTAAAGCCTCCCAGCAATCCCCTCGTGTGGTGATCGTGGCAGATCGAGACCAGAGTTTTGCCGAATCTGTTGCGGCACGTTGTGAGTCCGTCGCTGAAGCGATCTGCTGTGATGTCTGCGTACCCACCGATTTGGCAAAACTGACGAATCACATCACCGAGAAATACGGTTCGATCGATATCGTTTTTTCCAATGCCGGCGCAACAGCTAAGGGTGGGCTTGAAACCTCTCTGGAAGACTGGAACAAGCTCTGGCAGATCAATGTGCTCTCGCATGTCGAGCTGGCACGATTGACGATTCTTCACATGGCTCAAAAGGGGAGTGGTGCATTTATTGTGACCGCTTCAGCCGCTGGAGTTTTGACGGAAATTGGTTCATTGGCATACTCCGTCACCAAGCATGGCAGTCTTGCCATTGCCGAATGGCTTTCAGTCCATTACCGACGACAAGGGGTGCAGCTTCATTGCCTTTGTCCTGCGGGAGTTGCGACGGATTTTCTGGACCTGGATGACCCGATTCATCAGTTCCTGCACATGAGTGCCTTGACCGCTGAGCAGGTCGCTGAGGCCGCTTTTGAAGCGATCGAGCTCAATCGCTTTCTCGTATTACCGCACAAGGAAGTTCTGGAATTCTTCCAGTTCAAAACGCAGGACTACGACCGCTGGCTGCATAACTTTTCGCGGGTGCAGGAGCGGCTAGCCAAACTGGCTTCTAAAAATCAGAGTTAG
- the der gene encoding ribosome biogenesis GTPase Der has protein sequence MSIPKVAIVGRPNVGKSSILNWLAQKRISVVDPTAGVTRDRVMYLMHEGDRYFELVDTGGIGIVDVDDLSNEIDYQINVGIQEADLILFVVDGSAGLTALDLEVSRRLRPISTRKLVVVNKCDSPKLDLELGPFYALADGPIVVTSVKGNRNRNDLMAAILENLPDANADEQQDGEQDTAEPELKLAIVGRRNVGKSTFVNSLAETERMIVSEIPGTTRDSVDVRFELDGKSFVAIDTPGVRKRKSLANDIEWYGLARAKRSIRRANVVLMFFDCTQPISRVDKQLVHEIYEYHKPCIFVVNKWDLHGDQEMEAWNEYLLQNFASMRHVPLAFITGMTGKNVKKLINLAQSIFKQALMRIGTGELNRLVKKAVKNWPPPMRQNRNVKLYYATQVAAEPPTIVLKCNDANLLDDSWKRYLLGVFREELPFKEVPIKLYFRSRETDSAGRIKPQNQDDRNEMQEVFDSEVDDFEDEETLYDGEQDFDAGPASAHDEQD, from the coding sequence ATGTCGATTCCCAAAGTTGCTATCGTCGGTCGACCCAATGTCGGCAAAAGCTCAATTCTCAATTGGCTGGCTCAGAAGAGAATCTCGGTGGTCGACCCCACCGCTGGTGTCACTCGTGATCGAGTCATGTATCTGATGCATGAAGGGGATCGTTATTTTGAACTGGTGGATACCGGCGGAATTGGCATTGTTGATGTTGACGACCTCAGTAACGAGATCGACTATCAGATCAACGTAGGGATTCAGGAAGCGGATCTGATCCTGTTTGTCGTCGATGGTTCAGCCGGTTTAACGGCACTCGACCTCGAAGTGTCACGAAGGCTGCGCCCGATTTCCACACGCAAGCTGGTGGTGGTTAACAAGTGCGATTCACCGAAGCTCGATCTTGAGTTGGGGCCCTTCTACGCTCTGGCCGATGGCCCGATTGTGGTCACGAGTGTTAAAGGAAACCGAAATCGCAATGACCTGATGGCTGCCATCCTGGAAAATCTTCCTGATGCCAATGCCGACGAGCAGCAGGATGGGGAACAGGATACAGCCGAACCCGAATTGAAACTGGCCATTGTTGGTCGCCGTAATGTGGGGAAAAGCACCTTCGTGAATTCGCTGGCTGAGACGGAGCGAATGATCGTCAGCGAAATTCCCGGTACAACGCGCGACAGTGTCGATGTGCGATTTGAACTCGATGGGAAATCGTTCGTCGCGATTGATACACCCGGGGTTCGCAAGCGAAAGTCTCTGGCGAACGATATCGAGTGGTATGGCCTGGCCAGAGCCAAGCGCAGTATCCGGCGCGCGAACGTCGTGCTCATGTTCTTCGATTGCACGCAGCCCATCTCACGCGTCGATAAACAACTGGTGCATGAAATCTACGAGTATCACAAACCCTGTATTTTTGTGGTCAATAAATGGGATCTGCATGGCGACCAGGAAATGGAAGCCTGGAATGAGTACCTGCTGCAGAACTTTGCCAGCATGCGGCATGTCCCTCTGGCCTTCATTACCGGGATGACCGGGAAGAACGTCAAAAAGCTGATCAATCTTGCACAGTCAATCTTCAAACAGGCATTGATGCGTATTGGCACAGGCGAACTCAATCGGCTGGTCAAAAAAGCGGTCAAGAACTGGCCGCCACCGATGCGGCAGAATCGTAACGTTAAGCTGTACTATGCGACTCAAGTGGCTGCTGAGCCCCCCACCATCGTCTTAAAATGTAATGATGCCAACCTGCTGGACGACAGTTGGAAGCGTTACCTGCTGGGCGTCTTCCGAGAAGAGCTCCCCTTCAAGGAAGTTCCTATCAAGCTGTATTTCCGCAGTCGAGAGACAGATTCGGCTGGTCGCATTAAGCCGCAAAACCAGGATGACCGCAACGAAATGCAGGAAGTCTTCGATTCCGAAGTCGATGATTTCGAAGATGAAGAAACGCTCTATGATGGCGAGCAGGATTTTGATGCCGGCCCTGCCAGCGCCCATGATGAACAGGATTAA
- a CDS encoding metal-dependent transcriptional regulator, whose amino-acid sequence MTSLTVENYLKAMLQIGLKHQQHWVTTGQLASELNVSPGSVTSMLKTLSEANLAEYRPYGGVALTETGKTLALRMLRRHRLIELFLVQTLKLTWDQVHEEAEHMEHAVSDFLVERIDEFLDRPVADPHGDPIPASDGVMRGVEEATFPLAEISCGEWFRVSRVVNQDPAFLRFLTESGIEIGSIGIVRSNSPEAGMVSFELSGRPLNLGHSAAADLQVVVCKPEAQ is encoded by the coding sequence ATGACCAGTCTGACTGTCGAAAACTACCTGAAGGCCATGCTTCAGATCGGCCTCAAGCATCAGCAGCACTGGGTCACAACTGGTCAACTGGCTTCCGAGCTCAATGTATCGCCTGGCTCGGTTACCAGCATGCTCAAGACCCTCAGTGAGGCGAATCTGGCGGAGTATCGACCTTATGGCGGAGTCGCATTGACTGAAACCGGGAAAACTCTGGCTCTGAGAATGCTGCGTAGGCATCGTTTGATCGAGCTTTTTCTTGTGCAGACATTGAAGTTGACCTGGGATCAAGTGCATGAAGAAGCCGAGCACATGGAGCATGCCGTCAGTGATTTTCTGGTTGAGCGAATTGATGAGTTTCTTGACCGACCAGTTGCCGATCCTCATGGCGATCCCATACCGGCCTCTGATGGTGTCATGCGAGGCGTGGAAGAAGCCACGTTTCCTTTAGCAGAAATCTCCTGTGGTGAATGGTTTCGTGTCAGTCGGGTGGTGAACCAGGATCCTGCGTTTTTGAGATTTTTGACTGAGTCTGGAATCGAGATTGGATCGATTGGGATCGTTCGCAGCAACAGTCCTGAAGCTGGCATGGTTTCGTTCGAACTCTCAGGCCGACCGCTCAATCTTGGCCACTCAGCTGCTGCTGATCTGCAGGTGGTCGTTTGCAAGCCAGAGGCTCAATGA
- a CDS encoding TlpA disulfide reductase family protein, producing MPRINCSYALILSLLTFAAAGCSDTAGTTSVGTNSASEAVSPGAKPSAVTSNNPGSALPVASIPAPGTAATPGNVDDDEPEEPLEPLTETPEPEKGSPEWAVREILRIRLLPYPVIETAAADNPAAQEKLREQMETQKKLRTERNKQIIELATGALAVTAKDKAQERLFTVSAHHLLESHLQLALQGDAESTSALYDIAAVFFENRPESDAAAEAQQTVVSLAHSNALRSSETEPRWLIELSRQSQLYATRFPKDSAKSLPFLLAAATSCEMNGQLEEAVTCYRLIEQKFPGTPEAQQITNVLRRIDLPGKSLELAGPALDGNFITMDEYRGKAVLVVFWSTASKPFRDQLPQLLEISKKYEKYCVTVGVNLDLEESAVDRFLEETGVSWPQIFHSERAKRGWNHPLATHYGINTLPTIWLIDPQGTVISTQVQPSILEPELREVLLKHLRAAKAQETNQN from the coding sequence ATGCCTCGAATAAACTGCAGTTATGCACTGATATTGAGCCTTTTGACCTTCGCAGCTGCTGGCTGCAGCGACACTGCCGGCACAACATCTGTGGGCACAAACTCAGCCTCCGAGGCTGTCTCTCCCGGTGCCAAACCGTCCGCGGTCACTTCAAACAATCCAGGAAGTGCCCTGCCAGTGGCTTCGATTCCTGCCCCGGGAACTGCGGCAACCCCCGGAAACGTGGACGACGATGAACCTGAAGAACCCCTCGAACCACTCACTGAGACTCCTGAACCGGAGAAAGGCTCACCTGAATGGGCCGTTCGTGAAATTCTGCGAATTCGCCTGCTCCCCTACCCTGTGATTGAGACTGCCGCCGCCGATAACCCGGCGGCTCAGGAAAAACTCCGGGAACAAATGGAAACGCAGAAGAAACTCCGCACAGAACGAAACAAACAGATTATCGAACTTGCGACCGGGGCATTGGCAGTCACAGCGAAAGACAAAGCTCAGGAGCGACTCTTTACCGTTTCAGCCCATCACCTCCTCGAAAGCCATCTGCAACTCGCCCTGCAAGGAGATGCCGAAAGTACGTCGGCCCTGTATGACATTGCTGCCGTCTTTTTCGAGAATCGACCGGAGTCAGATGCCGCTGCCGAAGCCCAGCAGACCGTTGTCAGCCTGGCACATTCCAATGCACTGCGTTCTTCAGAAACTGAGCCACGCTGGCTGATTGAACTCTCCAGACAGTCGCAATTGTATGCGACACGCTTTCCCAAGGATTCGGCCAAAAGCTTGCCGTTCCTCTTAGCTGCCGCCACAAGTTGCGAAATGAACGGTCAACTCGAAGAAGCCGTGACCTGCTACCGCCTCATCGAGCAGAAATTTCCAGGAACTCCCGAAGCACAGCAAATCACCAACGTCCTGCGCCGGATTGATCTCCCAGGTAAATCACTCGAACTCGCCGGGCCGGCTCTGGATGGCAATTTCATCACCATGGATGAGTATCGCGGCAAAGCCGTTCTTGTGGTCTTCTGGTCAACAGCTTCCAAACCTTTTCGCGATCAACTTCCCCAACTGCTGGAAATCTCGAAAAAATACGAGAAATACTGCGTCACAGTGGGTGTCAATCTGGATCTCGAAGAATCCGCAGTCGATCGATTCCTGGAGGAAACAGGTGTCTCCTGGCCACAGATTTTCCATTCAGAGCGAGCCAAGCGCGGGTGGAATCATCCACTGGCCACTCACTACGGCATTAATACATTGCCCACGATTTGGCTGATCGATCCTCAGGGAACAGTCATTTCTACGCAGGTTCAGCCCTCGATTCTCGAACCAGAATTACGAGAAGTGCTGCTCAAGCATTTGCGGGCAGCCAAAGCCCAGGAGACTAACCAGAACTAA
- the lexA gene encoding transcriptional repressor LexA, with protein MKVNLTTRQKEIYDFLRDKIMNRGYGPTVREIGTHFGIRSPNGVMCHLKALERKGLISRESHMSRAIQLADSPASRMTLPMAGQIAAGIPVLAEQQEERVDFSHLFDSEDHFCLRVKGDSMIEDQIAEGDYVVIKRQADARDGEIVVALVDGVDATLKRFYREPTRIRLEPANSTMKPIYSNRVEVLGVLVGVIRQFN; from the coding sequence ATGAAGGTCAATCTGACGACGCGGCAAAAAGAGATTTACGATTTTCTCCGCGACAAGATTATGAATCGAGGATACGGTCCGACTGTCAGAGAAATCGGGACTCACTTTGGTATTCGTTCTCCCAACGGGGTGATGTGTCACTTGAAGGCCCTCGAACGAAAAGGGCTGATCTCTCGTGAATCTCATATGTCGCGGGCGATTCAACTGGCTGACAGCCCAGCTTCCCGTATGACTCTTCCCATGGCGGGCCAGATTGCTGCCGGTATCCCTGTATTGGCAGAACAGCAGGAAGAACGAGTCGATTTCAGCCATCTCTTCGATTCAGAAGATCATTTCTGTCTGCGAGTCAAAGGTGACTCCATGATCGAAGATCAGATTGCTGAAGGCGATTACGTGGTCATCAAGCGCCAAGCCGATGCCCGTGATGGCGAAATCGTAGTGGCCCTTGTTGATGGCGTGGATGCCACACTCAAGCGGTTCTATCGTGAACCAACTCGAATTCGTCTTGAACCTGCCAATAGCACCATGAAGCCGATCTACTCGAATCGAGTCGAAGTTCTGGGCGTGCTGGTCGGTGTCATTCGCCAATTCAACTGA
- a CDS encoding acyltransferase family protein — MLRVPGAMVGSNTFPPPVIANRDRGLDALRGGGAFLVVVLHAAIPYLHHPLQGLAWPARSSASSSLADGLFWWIESFIMPLFFCLSGYGCWQSLKNRSAVEFMRSRLKRLGRPFLAGCMIILPIEMYLWIGGWVLSGELPAVKLRSLKLTGDYAQLWGFSHLWYLQYLLLMSLPLALWKIQPWISSPERSSEAASVLSISRKNPGTLRAILCGLAFLGIVSLTLIWRPDVVTGFQHGFLPDPAKFAYSAEFFLLGITLAALGQPRFLDHPAVLGFSLLTAIAALIAVYQLTHAPQMLSSANETWTSPHRWLTGILLAATAFFWTLTCWMMATKLPPLPPLFFRLAKASFWIYLVHHPLIVALEIGAVRTSLPATIQFVLVAGIGFALSWWSYHAWIEGSVADRLLHGQSLRRSPDQFTSSGNREHTAQAA; from the coding sequence ATGCTGCGTGTTCCAGGAGCCATGGTGGGCTCGAACACTTTTCCGCCGCCTGTCATTGCCAACCGGGATCGGGGACTGGATGCCCTCCGCGGTGGTGGAGCATTTCTGGTGGTCGTGCTCCATGCAGCGATCCCTTATCTGCATCATCCCCTCCAGGGACTGGCTTGGCCGGCCCGGTCCTCAGCCTCTTCGAGTCTCGCCGACGGACTCTTCTGGTGGATCGAGTCGTTCATCATGCCACTGTTTTTCTGTCTGAGTGGCTACGGCTGCTGGCAGAGTCTGAAAAACCGCAGTGCCGTCGAATTCATGAGATCTCGACTCAAACGACTGGGAAGACCTTTCCTCGCAGGCTGCATGATCATCCTGCCCATCGAAATGTATTTGTGGATTGGTGGCTGGGTTCTCAGCGGAGAGTTACCAGCCGTCAAACTACGAAGCCTGAAGTTAACAGGTGATTACGCTCAACTCTGGGGGTTCAGCCACCTGTGGTATTTGCAGTATCTGCTACTGATGAGCCTTCCACTTGCCCTCTGGAAAATTCAGCCGTGGATTTCATCCCCTGAACGATCGAGCGAGGCAGCATCCGTGCTTTCGATTTCAAGAAAGAATCCAGGAACCCTGCGAGCCATACTTTGCGGGCTCGCATTTTTAGGCATCGTCAGCCTGACTCTCATCTGGCGACCAGATGTTGTGACCGGATTTCAGCACGGATTTCTTCCAGATCCTGCCAAGTTTGCTTACTCCGCTGAGTTCTTTCTACTTGGCATAACCCTGGCTGCACTCGGCCAACCTCGGTTTCTCGATCATCCTGCAGTTCTTGGATTTTCGTTATTGACGGCCATAGCCGCCTTGATCGCGGTTTATCAACTCACTCATGCTCCCCAAATGCTGAGCTCTGCCAACGAGACCTGGACCTCGCCACACCGCTGGCTGACAGGCATCCTGCTGGCGGCGACAGCATTTTTCTGGACACTCACCTGCTGGATGATGGCCACCAAATTGCCCCCACTTCCGCCGCTGTTTTTTCGTTTGGCAAAAGCTTCTTTCTGGATCTATCTGGTTCATCATCCGCTGATTGTGGCTTTAGAAATTGGTGCCGTGCGGACATCGCTGCCAGCGACTATTCAGTTTGTACTTGTTGCTGGAATCGGATTTGCGCTTTCGTGGTGGAGTTACCATGCCTGGATTGAAGGAAGCGTGGCCGATCGACTCCTTCACGGTCAATCACTACGCCGAAGCCCCGACCAATTCACGAGTTCAGGCAATCGCGAGCACACAGCGCAGGCTGCATAA
- the hpnC gene encoding squalene synthase HpnC, with protein MPESRERWRSFAEEIREWGPQGSRSACTLAEAESYCRKLATGHYENFPLVSLLLPKKLHQPFFNVYAFCRWSDDLGDEINDPVRSLQLLQWWREQMVLCHQAASSQELSGEISLAHPVMIALQKTIQEFGIPLQPFVDLISAFEQDQCQTRYETFEDLLNYCERSANPVGRLVLYLGRDVSEQNVFWSDAICTGLQLANFWQDVARDYLIGRIYLPLAEMKEFGVSEETIRERISTEAFQKLMTFQVERTRLFFEKGKPLVNHVTNDLRLDVDLFIRGGECILDKIARIKYRVLETRPKVTKWDGGRLLIMALGRSLRKRFFG; from the coding sequence ATGCCTGAGAGTAGGGAACGGTGGCGATCTTTTGCCGAAGAGATCAGGGAGTGGGGGCCTCAGGGTTCCCGAAGCGCCTGTACTTTGGCTGAGGCGGAGAGCTATTGTCGAAAGCTGGCCACGGGCCATTATGAGAATTTCCCGCTCGTTTCGCTGCTGTTACCTAAAAAGCTGCATCAGCCATTTTTTAATGTTTATGCCTTTTGCCGCTGGTCTGATGATCTCGGAGACGAAATCAACGATCCCGTTCGATCACTGCAGCTGCTCCAGTGGTGGCGCGAGCAGATGGTCTTATGTCACCAGGCGGCCAGCAGTCAGGAGTTATCCGGGGAAATCTCTCTCGCACATCCAGTGATGATTGCTCTGCAAAAGACCATTCAAGAATTCGGAATTCCTTTACAGCCGTTTGTTGATCTGATTTCCGCGTTCGAGCAGGATCAGTGCCAGACGAGATATGAGACTTTTGAGGATCTGCTGAATTATTGTGAGAGGAGTGCGAATCCTGTTGGGAGACTCGTGTTGTACCTCGGCCGGGATGTTTCGGAGCAGAATGTCTTCTGGTCAGATGCGATTTGTACGGGATTGCAACTGGCAAATTTCTGGCAGGATGTCGCGCGAGACTATCTGATTGGCAGGATCTACCTTCCCTTGGCAGAGATGAAGGAGTTTGGTGTTTCTGAGGAGACGATTCGAGAGAGAATTTCGACCGAAGCGTTTCAAAAGTTGATGACTTTTCAAGTGGAGCGAACGCGTCTCTTCTTTGAAAAGGGAAAGCCACTTGTGAACCATGTCACCAACGATTTGAGGCTGGACGTCGATTTGTTTATTCGCGGCGGAGAATGCATTCTCGATAAGATTGCCAGGATCAAATATCGAGTTCTGGAAACCAGGCCCAAAGTCACCAAGTGGGATGGCGGACGATTGCTGATCATGGCGCTGGGGCGAAGTCTTCGGAAAAGGTTTTTTGGCTGA
- a CDS encoding phytoene/squalene synthase family protein — protein sequence MAPAPASESLPQSARQLSVAESFQWAEEVTRRSRSNFRWSFFTLDRQRRQAMEALYSFMRLTDDLGDNEGLSISERTEQLIAWRKMLDAALAGESQPHPLMPALVDTISRYQIPACYLHDVITGVEMDLHPVQLKSWAELEKYAYHVAGAVGLCCIHIWGFQEDQAQARALACGRAMQYTNILRDVNSDLALGRVYLPEELLRQHRYSLDDLRQRAYTAPFVSAMREFAEVTRANYREAALLVSELEPPGRPILRVMLDTYQTLLERIEHAEFRVFEQRIRVPVWQKLWFVGRTFLPGGFRRP from the coding sequence ATGGCTCCTGCCCCTGCATCCGAGAGTTTACCGCAGTCTGCTCGCCAGCTCAGCGTGGCGGAATCGTTCCAGTGGGCCGAAGAGGTCACCAGGCGATCCCGATCCAATTTTCGCTGGTCTTTTTTCACACTGGATCGTCAGCGGCGGCAGGCTATGGAAGCCTTATACAGCTTCATGCGACTGACTGATGACCTGGGGGATAACGAGGGGCTATCGATCTCTGAGCGAACTGAGCAACTGATCGCCTGGCGAAAAATGCTGGACGCTGCCCTGGCTGGCGAGAGTCAGCCACATCCTTTAATGCCGGCTCTGGTGGATACGATTTCCAGGTACCAGATCCCAGCCTGTTATCTGCATGATGTGATCACTGGAGTCGAGATGGATTTACATCCAGTTCAACTCAAGAGCTGGGCCGAACTGGAAAAGTATGCCTATCATGTCGCGGGAGCTGTGGGGCTGTGCTGTATTCACATCTGGGGATTTCAAGAGGATCAAGCACAGGCCCGGGCACTCGCCTGTGGCAGAGCCATGCAGTACACGAACATCCTGCGCGATGTGAACAGTGATCTTGCTCTGGGGAGAGTTTACCTACCAGAAGAATTACTGCGTCAGCATCGATACTCTCTTGATGACTTGCGGCAAAGGGCGTACACGGCACCGTTTGTCAGTGCGATGCGAGAGTTTGCCGAGGTGACCAGGGCTAACTACAGGGAGGCAGCACTGCTGGTGAGTGAACTGGAGCCACCGGGCAGGCCGATTCTTCGGGTGATGCTCGATACTTACCAGACTTTGCTGGAACGGATTGAACATGCAGAGTTCCGTGTTTTCGAACAGCGAATTCGTGTTCCGGTCTGGCAGAAACTCTGGTTTGTAGGCCGCACCTTCCTGCCAGGTGGATTTCGCAGGCCGTGA
- a CDS encoding class I SAM-dependent methyltransferase, with protein MHPAASKSTVEEIRNRFDHDVERFSNLETGQTSTIDAAYCLDLIARATQATIPGAQELLDIGCGAGNFSLKLLQAIPTMNVTLIDLSEPMLHRARSRLETSTAKTISSIQGDIRELKLPPQKFDLVVAAAVLHHLRTDDEWTLVFRKIYEAMQPGGWFWIFDLVASSTSEIELVMKSIYGDYLTQLKDAAYCQHVFDYIAKEDTPKPVVDQLFKLSAVGFESLEILHKNVSFAAFGGRKPLSSAEV; from the coding sequence ATGCATCCTGCAGCCAGCAAATCCACAGTTGAAGAGATCCGGAATCGCTTCGATCATGATGTCGAGCGATTCTCAAATCTTGAGACAGGCCAGACGTCTACCATTGATGCGGCATATTGCCTCGATCTGATTGCAAGAGCCACTCAAGCAACCATACCGGGTGCTCAAGAGCTGCTGGATATTGGCTGTGGGGCCGGTAACTTTTCGTTGAAGTTGCTCCAGGCAATCCCAACGATGAACGTAACTTTAATCGACCTGAGCGAACCCATGCTCCACCGGGCACGCTCTCGACTGGAAACCTCCACCGCTAAAACGATCTCTTCCATCCAGGGCGATATTCGAGAGCTGAAGCTTCCTCCACAAAAATTTGATCTCGTGGTCGCTGCGGCCGTCCTGCATCATTTACGAACTGATGACGAGTGGACCCTCGTCTTCCGCAAAATCTATGAAGCGATGCAGCCCGGCGGCTGGTTCTGGATTTTTGATCTGGTCGCCAGTTCAACCAGCGAAATCGAACTCGTCATGAAGTCGATCTACGGCGATTATCTCACCCAGCTTAAAGATGCTGCCTATTGCCAGCACGTGTTCGACTACATCGCCAAAGAAGATACGCCCAAACCTGTCGTCGATCAGCTTTTCAAGCTGAGTGCTGTCGGCTTTGAGTCATTGGAAATTCTGCATAAGAATGTCTCGTTTGCCGCTTTTGGCGGCCGCAAACCACTCTCTTCAGCCGAAGTCTAA